In one Erinaceus europaeus chromosome 3, mEriEur2.1, whole genome shotgun sequence genomic region, the following are encoded:
- the GC gene encoding vitamin D-binding protein, producing the protein MKRVLVLLLFAACSHALERGKDYEKDKVCKELAQMGKDDFRSLSIILYSRKFPSGTFEQISHLINEVVSLTEACCAEGADSDCYDNRTSALSAKSCESNSPFPVHPGTPECCAQEGLEQKLCMAALKHPPQEFPTYTEPTNDEICEAFRKDPKEFAEHFLYDYSSNYGQAPLPLLVGYTKSYLSMVGSCCTSPNPTICFLKERLQIKQLSLLTTMSNRLCSQHVAYGKEKSRLSHLIKFAQKVPTADLKEVLPLAEGITIILSKCCESTSEDCMAKELPEHTVKICNSLSSKNSKFKDCCQEKTAMDTFVCIYFMQNTQSPELPDVELPQNKDVCGKAHARALDQYAYEVSRRTQLPEVFLSKILEPTLKSLDDCCHSEDSTTCFNMEAPLLKEKLSTFIENGQELCADYSEHTFTEYKKKLAGRLRTKLPDATDAQLEELIEKRSDFASKCCSINSPPLYCNSEIDASHALF; encoded by the exons GCAAAGATTATGAAAAGGATAAAGTCTGCAAAGAACTCGCCCAAATGGGTAAAGATGACTTCAGATCTTT atcaatAATTCTGTACAGCAGAAAATTTCCTAGTGGTACATTTGAACAGATCAGTCATCTTATAAATGAAGTTGTCTCCTTGACAGAAGCCTGCTGTGCTGAAGGGGCTGACTCTGACTGCTATGACAACAGG ACCTCAGCTTTGTCTGCTAAATCCTGTGAAAGCAACTCTCCATTTCCAGTGCACCCAGGCACTCCTGAGTGCTGTGCCCAAGAGGGCCTTGAACAGAAGCTGTGTATGGCTGCCCTGAAGCATCCGCCACAAGAATTTCCAACCTACACAGAACCAACAAATGATGAAATCTGTGAAGCCTTCAGGAAAGATCCCAAGGAATTTGCTGAGCA CTTTCTATATGACTATTCCAGTAATTATGGACAAGCTCCTCTGCCACTTTTAGTTGGTTACACCAAGAGTTATCTCTCTATGGTAGGGTCCTGCTGTACGTCACCAAATCCAACTATTTGCTTCTTAAAAGAG AGACTCCAGATCAAACAGTTGTCACTTCTCACCACTATGTCAAATAGACTCTGTTCACAACATGTTGCTTATGGGAAAGAGAAGTCAAGACTCAG cCACCTCATAAAGTTTGCCCAAAAAGTGCCTACTGCTGATCTGAAGGAAGTTTTGCCACTGGCTGAAGGTATCACCATAATCCTCTCCAAGTGCTGTGAGTCAACCTCTGAGGACTGCATGGCCAAGGAG TTGCCTGAACACACAGTAAAAATCTGCAACAGTTTATCCTCAAAGAATTCTAAGTTTAAAGACTGTTGTCAAGAAAAAACAGCCATGGACACTTTTGTGTGCATTTACTTCATGCAAAACACCCAGTCTCCTGAACTGCCAGATGTTGAGCTGCCCCAAAATAAAGATGTTTGTGGTAAAGCACACGCCAGAGCCTTGGATCA GTATGCCTACGAAGTAAGTAGGAGGACTCAGCTTCCAGAAGTATTCCTGAGCAAAATACTTGAGCCAACCCTGAAAAGTCTTGATGACTGTTGTCACTCTGAAGACTCTACCACCTGTTTTAACATGGAG GCCCCTCTACTTAAGGAGAAACTATCTACTTTCATTGAAAATGGACAAGAACTATGTGCAGATTATTCAGAACACACATTTACAGAGTACAAGAAAAA actggcAGGGCGATTAAGAACCAAACTGCCTGACGCCACAGATGCCCAGCTTGAAGAGCTGATTGAGAAGCGCTCAGACTTTGCCAGCAAGTGCTGCTCCATAAATTCCCCCCCTCTCTACTGCAACTCTGAG ATTGATGCTTCCCATGCATTATTTTAG